The following coding sequences are from one Kogia breviceps isolate mKogBre1 chromosome X, mKogBre1 haplotype 1, whole genome shotgun sequence window:
- the RTL5 gene encoding retrotransposon Gag-like protein 5 gives MSEAAGNLNSLRMANVALREELNALRGENANLGLQLGRALAEVNSLRGNVSSYMRWPVPVLSEENFEFPLSEIDSVPEGELPFLCWPPPRAEPEYAPDELLISVIQDCGTSGGPADPPPLPSPPPPALPPPSATELPLQPPLPPLERPEIEPFSGDPVYLAEFLMQLETFIADHEDQFPGGAERVSFLISFFAGEAKDWAVSVTQEGSPLHANFPRFLDEIRKEFCGPIPPSVAKKAIRKLKQGDCTLGSYADAFQFLAQFLSWDDCRLQNQFLKGLSEFFRKELLWSTEMADLDELILECVEIERKVRVPKPIPLPGVRNIFFPFAADRNLEGEEGEECHSGDEDEEACRRRLQDKDQGRRMRAIQQETRGEEGEKRGKREEEMRKKERKQQGEVYEEEEEEEEEEAEEEEAEEEEEEGMRKKRKKEEEDQNKDEKDDEHEGGCQEPGQELEQEPEQEQETEDETQDDDLDELMEIEPTYANASSQTSGYYHENFLDVSPPIIQPSRRRNQNRVPLLEGLPGTNSPFYSSPPLIRRAGRLAQRQIRRRPPVLFRLTPRQGGHRAARGRIRV, from the coding sequence ATGTCCGAGGCGGCCGGGAATCTCAATAGCCTCCGCATGGCGAACGTGGCCTTGCGAGAAGAATTAAATGCCCTTCGCGGGGAGAATGCCAATCTGGGCCTTCAGCTTGGCAGAGCCCTGGCCGAGGTCAATTCCTTGCGGGGTAATGTGTCGAGCTACATGCGCTGGCCGGTGCCCGTCCTTTCCGAGGAGAACTTTGAGTTCCCGCTCAGTGAGATCGACTCCGTTCCTGAGGGAGAACTGCCCTTCCTGTGCTGGCCTCCCCCGCGCGCTGAGCCCGAGTACGCCCCAGACGAACTGTTGATTAGCGTGATCCAGGATTGCGGCACCTCCGGCGGGCCCGCCGACCCACCCCCGCTGCCCAGCCCGCCCCCGCCGGCGCTGCCCCCGCCCTCGGCCACGGAGCTGCCCCTGCAGCCTCCTCTGCCGCCTCTGGAGCGGCCCGAGATAGAACCCTTCTCGGGCGACCCAGTCTACCTGGCTGAATTCCTGATGCAGCTAGAGACTTTCATAGCCGACCATGAGGATCAGTTCCCCGGGGGCGCTGAGCGGGTGTCCTTTCTGATCTCCTTTTTCGCTGGTGAAGCCAAGGACTGGGCCGTCTCAGTCACCCAGGAAGGAAGCCCCCTGCATGCCAACTTCCCGCGCTTCCTGGATGAAATCCGTAAGGAATTCTGTGGCCCTATCCCCCCAAGCGTGGCAAAAAAAGCCATCCGCAAGCTCAAGCAGGGAGACTGTACCCTGGGCAGCTATGCAGATGCTTTTCAGTTCCTGGCTCAATTCTTGTCTTGGGATGACTGCCGCCTTCAAAACCAATTCCTCAAGGGCCTGTCAGAATTCTTCCGCAAGGAGCTCTTATGGTCAACTGAAATGGCCGACCTGGATGAGCTGATTCTCGAGTGCGTGGAGATAGAAAGAAAAGTGCGTGTCCCCAAGCCAATCCCACTCCCTGGGGTTCGCAATATCTTCTTCCCTTTTGCAGCAGACCGTAATCTTGAAGGTGAAGAGGGAGAAGAGTGCCACAGTGGGGATGAAGATGAAGAGGCATGCAGGCGTAGGCTCCAGGACAAGGACCAGGGGAGGCGCATGAGAGCTATTCAGCAAGAGaccaggggggaggagggggagaagagggggaagagggaggaagagatgagGAAGAAGGAGCGGAAACAACAAGGGGAGGTGtacgaggaggaggaagaagaagaggaggaggaagcagaggaggaggaagcagaggaggaagaggaggaggggatgaggaagaagaggaagaaggaggaggaagatcaGAATAAGGATGAGAAAGACGATGAACATGAGGGTGGCTGCCAGGAACCAGGGCAGGAGCTCGAGCAGGAGCCAGAACAGGAGCAAGAGACAGAGGATGAGACCCAAGATGATGACCTGGATGAGCTGATGGAGATAGAGCCCACCTACGCCAATGCTTCATCCCAGACTTCTGGCTACTATCATGAAAATTTCCTAGATGTGTCACCTCCCATCATACAGCCCAGCAGACGGAGGAATCAGAATCGAGTCCCACTTCTGGAGGGCCTTCCAGGTACCAATTCCCCATTCTACAGTTCGCCGCCACTGATTCGCCGGGCAGGTCGCCTGGCGCAACGCCAAATACGACGCCGTCCCCCGGTGCTATTCCGCCTCACTCCGAGGCAGGGGGGCCACCGGGCTGCGCGGGGCCGCATTCGCGTGTGA